In Mesoplodon densirostris isolate mMesDen1 chromosome 15, mMesDen1 primary haplotype, whole genome shotgun sequence, the DNA window tgccccgccccccccccccctccAGGGAAGGCCACTCTTCTATCGTGAAGGAGCTGAAGGAGACTATGAGCACAAAGCCGGGGGCCATCGTGCTggcggtggggggtggagggctgTTGTGCGGAGTGGCCCAGGGGCTGGTGGAGGTGGGCTGGGGGGACGTGCCCATCATCACCATGGAGACCATCGGAGCCAACAGCTTCCACGCTTCCACCAAGGCCGGCAAGCTTGTCACCCTGCCCCAGATTACCAGGTAAGTAGGCGGGGGTGGCCACTATGTTCCGCGAGCGTTGGGGAGCTCCCCCCTCGGTGCTGGCTGTGAGGCAGATCGCGATGCcagtcccattttataggtgaagaaactgaggctttggtcacttgcccagagtcacacagccagtgagtgaTACGGCTGGGACCAAACCCAAGTCTGTGTGACTCTGTAGCATGAGCATCACACTTCCTTGCATGAAAAGTCCAATATTAATCATATATTGGGTTCCTCTGTGGCAGGGTTTTACACACCTCACTAATATACCAACCATTTACTGAGCCCCTAATATGTGCAAGACACTGGCTGATCCTGGGGAGACAGTGGTGAATAGACACAGCTCCTGCTCCCAAGGAGTTCTTATCCCAGCCCCAAACCTTTGACAGATGGTGTCTGATTAGGATTAGGTTTGGCCACATTATACGGGAGCCCAAAATAACAATGCCTTAAACAAAATTGAACTTTATTTCCTctcatatataaaaaaagatctGGAGGTAGTCAGTCCAGGGGCAACTCCACGAAGCCAGGGGCCCAGGATCCTTGAGTTTGTTCTCCATAATCCTGATCATGTAGACTTATGGCCCAAAATAGTTGCTTAAGTGCCAGCTATCACACTCCTACTCCATCTAGCAGGAAGAAGTCAGGGCCGAAGCTATGCCCCCTCCCTTTACCGACACGATACTTCCAGTTACCTCTCATGGGCCAGAAGGTAGTCACGTGGcctgcctccctcctctctcctctctctcccaccccttctCCGTCCTTGCCTCTCCCAGTGTTGCCAAAGCCCTGGGCGTGACCGCTGTGACAGCACAGGCTTTGAAGGTGTTTCAGGAAAACCCCGTTTTCTCTGAAGTTGTCTCGGACCGGGAGGCTGTGGCCGCTGTTGAGAAGTTTGTGGGTATGTGCCAAGGCCTTTCGAGACCCAACCTGCTGATTCAGGACCTGAGTGGCTGTCCACTTGGCATGCCAAGGGATCCCATTCACAGTCTGTCTCCCGTCCCTCCCTGGAATTTCCCATGAATGGAAGTTAAGGCAATGCGGTGGTAAAAATAGAAAGACCAAAGGGACAAACGAAGAAGTCAGTCTGATAACGTAACAGCAAGGAAAGATAACGGAGTATTTAAAATGTTGGCTCTGAGTTTCCTGGTAGCCAGGGTAACAAAGGAAACTATGGGCCTCAGTGTTGGATGCAGAGGTGGGTCTGTCACTGAGTTGGACTCTTACTGCGTTCATCCTGGGACAGATGACaaacatagacacacacagacacatacgcacacatggacacacacttAAGCTGCCACTTAATTCTCCTATACTCACAGTTAGTTTGGCTAATCAACCCTGGCGCTCTTGCTCAGATGATTCCTCAGAATCCTCAACATGGTGCTCAGGAAATGACAATCATTTTATCAGTGTTAGCACTGGTGATGAAACTCAGCCCTGGCTCAGACCTTGGAAGTTCAATGTAGGGTAATGATGGCGGGGTGGGGTTGGTCCTGGACCAGAGTCTGTGCCCAGGGCTGAGAGCTGATTGGCTCATGCTTTACCAGTGGCCCAACTGTTCCCTCGCACCCTGCGGCGGAACTCTGGCtctaccctccccatccccctcctctgGCAGATGACGAGAAGATCCTGGTGGAGCCCGCCTGTGGGGCAGCCCTGGCCGCCATCTACAGCAACGTGGTCCAGAAGCTGCAGGCAGAAGGGAAGCTCTGTACCCCGCTGTCCTCCCTCGTGGTCATCGTTTGTGGGGGCAGCAACATCAGCCTGGCCCAGCTGCTGGCGCTCAAGACACAGCTGGGCATGAAGAGCGGGCTGCCCCAGTGAGGACGCCTCCTCTACGCAGGAGACCCCTGGAAGGGCTGGAGTTTTATCCAGTGACTTGTTCAATATTATTCTTGTGTCTCTTGGGAGCCTGTGGCCCGGGCCAGCCGGTAACCTCATTCTCACGAGAACACTGTGCGGAGGGCCGGGACGGGAAGCAGCCAGCAAGGCTGTGAACTGAACTCTTTGGTGTCTGTGTGACTGCTCTGtggttcctccccaccccccccacccccgctcttaTCCACCCCTGCTAGGGTGACAACCGCCCACATGGAATAGACCAGGTACCCTGAgcagggtgggcaggagggaCAGGAACCACAGCAGCGGGGCCTCCTCAAGATGAGATGTCCCCGACCCAGGCTTTCTCCCTGGGAAGGTGGACAGGGCCACAGTCCAAGGTGGAAGAACCATCTTGTCTCTCTTCCCAGAAAGCCCAAAGTCTATCCTTACTCACTTTTCTAATGTGCAAACTTTCATTGAAGAAGAAAAGCATTATTTATTGGAATGAAGCTCCTTTGAGTTTTTCCATCAtggctgcctccctccctccctccctcccttccaccccaccGTGCCTGCCGTCACCCCCAGCTCTCAACACTGAGTACCGTtccatcctccaccccacccccacccctgggaaCCCCAGGCTCCCACTTGGAGGCCAGGATCCCAACTCCTGCTGGGCTTGTGTGCCGGGAGGGGGCATCCCTGCATGCAGGGAGCAGGTGAGGGGGAGGTGTGCTGGACACGAGGGGTTTGGGATGGGATGTGGGCCGCCAGTGGAGGCAGAAGAGTCCAACCTCATTCTGATCGGAAGTCCTTCCTGATGACAGAACGATTTTATCACAGAACCACTGGGAGCAGAGTAGTGAGCCCCCCATTCGTGGGGGGGTGTAAACTGACACTGGACCCCCATCTCTGGTCAACGTCAAGCAAACCCTCTCAAACACAAACCCTCTCTTCCAAGGACAGCACATGACTGAAGCCAGCCTATAAACCAGACAGAAGAGGAACTGCCGGGGCTGCCTGGAGGTCCTGAAGGGAGCCCCCCATGGCCACTCAAGAACACCCCTGTACTACCTATAGCAGCCCCTGGGACACTAGTGGGTCCCCAAGTTCAaagtgaagtttgagaaccaaccTAACCCTTCGAGATACCACACAGATCCGCATGGGCTTGCAGTCCCCCACCCACCTCGACAAAGAGCAGGTGCTGTGAAATTTCAGGGAAAACCCATCCCAGCAACAGGCCTACATGCCGATTTCCAGCCAGGAGGGACAGCACATGTACCTTAAAAACCCAGGAGAGAGGACAGCAGGAAAGGGCAGGCAGGGATGGGAAATCATCAGCCCCTTGGCCCCAGAATTGTTCCCAGGGGGACAGGGCCTAAAACAGCATTCAGTTCAGGGAAACCTGCCCAGAACAGGAGTCTCCAGCTTCCACTGTCCCGCCTGAATCAGGCACAAAACCCCCAAAGAAGGGAGGCAGACATCTCTGCCCACTAAAGGAGGAGCCGCTGTGGGCCAGGGCCGACCAGCTGGCCAGACCCTTGTCCTGCAGGGGAGGGCAGAAGTCACAGATGAGCCTGCGGCTGCCATCTTGAAGCTGAGGATTGTGGGAAACTCCCAGGGCAAAGGTGCTGAGGGAAACTGCCTTTCAGGCTGCCCCTGCAAAGGTGGGTCCTGCCTTTACTGGATCAGCTGAAGCTCCAGTGGGGGACCATCTGCATGACCCCCCACTCTCTGTTCAGTCACCTTAGCTTCACACCTACCCTTAACTCCTGAAAAGCTGAAAGAGGGACCAGAATCATTCTAGGGAAGAGACAAGAGTTGCCCCTTCCTACAGAGTGGCCCTGTTTGAGTTCCACCAGCCTGAGCCTCTGATTGCTCATCTGCCAAATGGGTCTCATAAAAGCCTCAGCCTCAAGAGTGGTTGGGAAGATCCAGTGGCTGGCGCacagtggtggggggtggtgacCTTTGTTCTGCTGGGGCCTGCGCCATCacaaggagatggggagggagagcTGTGTCCCATGGGAGAGTCTGCAGACCTGGGCCCCCCTCCTAGTTCTGAAGGGCCCAAGACTTGAGATTTCAGGCACATCACTTCCCTTCTCCAAGTCTGCACCCTCACCTTTTAACCACATGTGAATATCTCGGCCTACCCCACCTAACAGGGCTGTTCTGAGCTCAAGAGACCTGGGAAAGACAACACTCTTAAGGGAGCTGGGAAATGTACCGGcagaaaagttaaatttttagaACCACAAGTTGTCAATTCCCAGATAACAAGAATTGTAAAGCTATGGTGAGAAAC includes these proteins:
- the SDS gene encoding L-serine dehydratase/L-threonine deaminase, producing MMSGETLHVKTPVRDSMTLSKVAGTTVYLKIDSAQPSGSFKIRGIGHLCKTWAERGCEHFVCSSAGNAGMAAAYAARKLGIPATIVVPSTTPALTIQRLKNEGAMVKVVGETLDEAVKVAKALAKNNSGWIYIPPFDDPLIWEGHSSIVKELKETMSTKPGAIVLAVGGGGLLCGVAQGLVEVGWGDVPIITMETIGANSFHASTKAGKLVTLPQITSVAKALGVTAVTAQALKVFQENPVFSEVVSDREAVAAVEKFVDDEKILVEPACGAALAAIYSNVVQKLQAEGKLCTPLSSLVVIVCGGSNISLAQLLALKTQLGMKSGLPQ